The following proteins are encoded in a genomic region of Tenacibaculum sp. 190524A05c:
- a CDS encoding hydroxymethylpyrimidine/phosphomethylpyrimidine kinase translates to MKTRPYILTIAGFDPTNGAGLTADVKTFEKLKCYGLSVCTANTIQSDTEFLKCDWIEIDIILEQIRVLMNRFSVNVVKIGIVENWITLSKIIDLVLSLNPNSRIILDPVLKSSSGFSFHENFNEKDFDEILAKIYMITPNYQEIQNLYQRKSIEETITHIQSKTNVFLKGGHNSEKLGVDYLYTIEGKTHPFNPKKGIKIYEKHGSGCVLSSAIASHIALKYPLVKSCFKGKRYIEKVLSSNKTLLGYHN, encoded by the coding sequence TTGAAAACTAGACCTTACATATTAACTATCGCTGGTTTTGATCCAACAAATGGAGCAGGTTTAACAGCAGATGTGAAAACCTTTGAGAAATTAAAATGTTATGGTTTATCTGTTTGTACGGCGAACACAATACAAAGTGATACTGAATTTCTAAAGTGTGATTGGATAGAAATCGATATCATTTTAGAGCAGATTCGAGTTTTGATGAATCGCTTTTCAGTTAATGTGGTAAAGATTGGAATCGTAGAGAATTGGATAACACTATCTAAAATTATTGATTTGGTATTGAGTTTAAATCCTAACTCGAGAATAATTCTAGATCCAGTTTTGAAATCGTCATCTGGATTTTCGTTTCACGAGAATTTTAATGAGAAAGATTTTGATGAGATTTTGGCAAAGATCTATATGATTACACCGAATTATCAGGAAATACAAAATCTATATCAACGAAAAAGTATAGAGGAAACTATTACTCATATACAATCAAAAACCAACGTGTTTTTAAAAGGAGGTCATAATTCAGAAAAGCTTGGAGTCGACTATTTATATACGATAGAAGGAAAAACACATCCTTTTAATCCTAAAAAAGGAATAAAAATATACGAAAAGCATGGTAGTGGTTGTGTTTTGTCATCAGCCATTGCAAGCCATATTGCTTTAAAATATCCATTAGTAAAATCTTGTTTTAAAGGAAAAAGATATATCGAGAAAGTATTGAGTTCTAATAAAACTTTACTAGGATATCACAATTAA
- the thiE gene encoding thiamine phosphate synthase, with protein MISKLQYISQGATPEEHLVNIQNACTAGSEWVQLRLKNQTDEVILETAKKAREITNHFQTRLIINDHYKIAKQVKADGVHLGKTDACPAVVREYLGKLFIIGGTANTLEDCKTLLEKQVDYIGLGPFRYTETKKNLSPILGLEGYQVLLEELNTETPVIAIGGIVLEDVSSLLKTNIHGIAVSGEITKDFNSISKFHQILKAGSSQEQVFKLDSNN; from the coding sequence ATGATAAGTAAATTACAATATATATCACAAGGAGCTACTCCAGAAGAACATTTAGTAAACATTCAAAATGCTTGTACAGCAGGATCAGAATGGGTTCAACTTCGTTTAAAAAATCAAACGGATGAGGTAATTTTAGAAACGGCTAAAAAAGCAAGAGAAATTACTAATCATTTTCAAACGAGATTAATAATTAATGATCATTATAAGATTGCAAAACAAGTAAAGGCAGATGGAGTTCATTTGGGTAAAACCGATGCTTGCCCAGCAGTTGTAAGAGAGTATTTAGGAAAACTGTTTATTATAGGAGGTACGGCAAATACTCTGGAAGATTGTAAAACTTTACTTGAAAAACAAGTTGACTATATTGGACTTGGACCATTTAGATATACTGAAACGAAGAAAAATTTAAGCCCGATTCTAGGTCTAGAAGGTTATCAAGTGCTACTAGAAGAGTTAAATACGGAAACTCCCGTAATTGCTATCGGAGGAATTGTTTTAGAAGATGTATCATCATTATTGAAAACAAATATTCACGGAATTGCAGTATCAGGAGAAATAACTAAAGACTTCAATTCGATTTCAAAATTTCATCAAATATTAAAAGCAGGAAGTTCGCAAGAACAAGTTTTTAAACTAGATTCAAACAACTAA
- a CDS encoding thiazole synthase: MSSLQIADKTFTSRLFTGTGKFSSSELMRDALLESESELVTVALKRVDVQNEEDDILTHLNHQRINLLPNTSGVRNAKEAVFAAELSREALETNWVKLEIHPDPKYLLPDPIETLKAAEELVKKGFIVMPYIHADPVLCKRLEEVGTQCVMPLGAPIGSNKGLKTLEFLDIIIEQSNVPVVVDAGIGSPSHAAHAMEIGADAVLVNTAIAVSQNPVAMAKAFKMAVEAGRMAYEAKLAPVKKHAEASSPLTSFLS, translated from the coding sequence ATGAGTTCATTACAAATAGCAGATAAAACATTTACATCACGTTTGTTTACAGGAACAGGCAAGTTCAGTTCTTCAGAATTAATGCGTGATGCTTTGTTGGAGAGTGAGAGTGAATTAGTAACAGTAGCTCTAAAAAGAGTTGATGTGCAAAATGAAGAAGATGATATTTTGACTCATTTAAATCATCAACGAATTAATTTATTACCAAATACTTCTGGTGTAAGAAATGCAAAAGAAGCTGTGTTTGCGGCAGAATTATCAAGAGAGGCGTTGGAAACAAATTGGGTAAAACTAGAAATTCACCCCGACCCTAAATATTTATTACCAGATCCAATTGAAACTTTAAAGGCTGCAGAAGAATTAGTAAAAAAAGGATTTATAGTAATGCCATATATTCATGCCGATCCTGTTTTATGTAAAAGATTAGAAGAAGTAGGAACTCAATGTGTAATGCCTTTAGGAGCTCCAATAGGAAGTAATAAAGGATTAAAAACATTAGAGTTTTTAGATATTATAATTGAACAATCGAATGTTCCTGTAGTAGTTGATGCTGGAATTGGCTCTCCATCACATGCAGCTCACGCAATGGAAATTGGTGCAGATGCAGTTTTAGTGAACACAGCAATTGCGGTTTCACAAAATCCAGTGGCAATGGCAAAAGCTTTTAAAATGGCTGTGGAGGCCGGTAGAATGGCATATGAAGCAAAATTAGCTCCTGTAAAAAAACATGCAGAAGCAAGTAGTCCTTTAACTTCGTTTTTAAGTTAG
- the thiH gene encoding 2-iminoacetate synthase ThiH produces the protein MNTFENIFDKYDWDSVMESILSKTSMDVERALNSEKRSLEDFKALISPAAKPYIEQMAQLSNMLTKKRFGNTIQMYAPMYLSNECQNICTYCGFSFTNKIPRRTLTDDEILKEVAFLKNKGYDHILLVTGEANRTVGVDYINNAIKLIKPHFSNITIEVQPLDQDEYELLIDNGLYAVLVYQETYHKEEYKKHHPKGKKSNFSYRLETPDRLGKAGVHKIGLGALFGLEDWRADSFFTALHLKYLQKTYWKTKYSISFPRLRPHSGGLEPKVEMTDPDLVQLICAYRLLDEDVELSISTRESEIFRNHIVQLGITSMSAESKTNPGGYSVEPQSLEQFEISDERSTEEITTMLKNQGIEVVWKDWEHFR, from the coding sequence ATGAACACTTTCGAAAATATATTCGATAAATATGACTGGGATTCAGTAATGGAAAGTATTCTTTCTAAAACTTCGATGGATGTAGAAAGAGCTTTGAATTCTGAAAAAAGAAGTTTAGAAGATTTTAAAGCGCTAATTTCCCCAGCTGCGAAGCCCTATATTGAACAAATGGCACAGTTAAGTAATATGTTGACAAAGAAACGCTTTGGAAACACAATACAAATGTATGCGCCAATGTATTTGAGTAATGAATGTCAGAATATTTGTACCTATTGCGGTTTTAGTTTTACGAATAAAATACCAAGAAGAACACTAACTGATGATGAAATATTAAAAGAAGTAGCATTTTTAAAAAATAAGGGCTACGATCATATTTTATTGGTCACGGGAGAAGCAAACAGAACTGTAGGTGTAGATTATATTAATAATGCGATTAAATTGATCAAGCCTCATTTTTCTAACATTACGATTGAAGTTCAACCACTTGATCAAGATGAATATGAGTTGTTGATTGATAATGGTTTGTATGCAGTATTAGTTTATCAAGAAACATATCATAAAGAAGAATATAAAAAACATCATCCTAAAGGTAAAAAGTCAAACTTCTCATACCGACTGGAAACTCCTGATCGATTAGGGAAAGCAGGAGTTCATAAAATAGGTTTAGGAGCTTTGTTCGGATTGGAAGACTGGAGAGCAGATAGCTTTTTTACAGCTTTACATTTAAAGTATTTACAAAAGACCTATTGGAAAACAAAATATTCAATATCTTTCCCTAGGTTACGTCCACATTCAGGTGGTTTAGAACCTAAAGTAGAAATGACGGATCCTGATTTAGTTCAGCTTATTTGCGCGTATAGATTGTTAGATGAAGATGTTGAATTATCAATTTCTACTAGAGAAAGTGAAATCTTTCGTAATCATATTGTACAACTTGGAATTACTTCAATGAGCGCGGAATCAAAAACAAATCCTGGAGGATATTCTGTAGAACCGCAATCATTAGAGCAATTTGAAATTTCTGATGAACGAAGTACTGAGGAAATAACAACGATGCTCAAAAATCAAGGAATAGAAGTTGTTTGGAAAGATTGGGAACATTTTCGTTAA
- a CDS encoding ThiF family adenylyltransferase encodes MLTREEQKQYNRHLILDKIGEAGQLKLKQAKVLVIGAGGLGCPVLQYLTAAGVGTIGIVDNDVVDQTNLQRQILYTIDDVGSSKAETAAKRLSRLNPFVNFEVHNEFLMRNNAIQLFEKYDIIVDGSDNFQTRYLSNDAAIIANKPLVYGSIFKFEGQVSVFNFDGSATYRCLYPTPPNPGDVPNCSEIGVLGVLPGIIGSLQANEVIKIICDLDEVLANKLMIFDVLSMRQMIVNYSKTENSIITELNENYEAFCGVSVLENEITLEEFESNSELYNLLDVREDWEREQHHIGGQHIPLGKLPELYTKLKSDKPLVVYCKSGMRSQRAIEFLEDQNVNITLINLKNGLQ; translated from the coding sequence ATGTTAACCAGAGAAGAACAAAAACAATATAATCGTCATCTTATTTTAGATAAAATCGGAGAAGCTGGTCAGTTAAAATTAAAACAAGCTAAGGTTCTGGTAATAGGAGCAGGAGGACTAGGATGTCCTGTTTTACAATACTTAACTGCTGCTGGTGTTGGAACTATTGGTATTGTTGATAATGATGTTGTAGATCAAACGAATTTACAACGCCAAATCTTATATACAATTGATGATGTGGGTTCTTCGAAAGCAGAAACTGCTGCAAAAAGATTATCTCGCTTAAATCCATTTGTAAATTTCGAAGTGCACAATGAATTTCTTATGAGAAATAATGCAATTCAATTGTTTGAAAAGTATGATATCATTGTAGATGGAAGTGATAATTTTCAAACACGTTATTTATCAAATGATGCGGCTATTATTGCAAATAAACCTTTGGTATATGGTTCTATTTTTAAATTTGAAGGACAGGTTAGTGTTTTCAATTTTGATGGAAGTGCAACGTACAGATGTTTGTATCCAACTCCACCAAATCCAGGAGATGTTCCAAATTGTTCTGAGATTGGAGTTTTAGGAGTTTTACCAGGAATTATAGGAAGTTTACAAGCAAATGAAGTAATCAAAATTATTTGTGATTTAGATGAAGTGTTAGCAAATAAACTAATGATTTTTGATGTGCTTTCTATGCGCCAAATGATTGTGAATTATTCTAAAACAGAGAATTCAATCATAACGGAACTCAATGAGAACTATGAAGCTTTTTGTGGTGTAAGTGTCCTAGAAAATGAAATAACCTTAGAGGAGTTTGAGTCGAATTCTGAATTATATAATCTTTTAGATGTACGAGAGGATTGGGAAAGAGAACAGCACCATATTGGCGGCCAACATATCCCTCTGGGAAAGTTACCAGAGTTGTATACAAAATTGAAGAGTGATAAACCTTTAGTAGTGTATTGTAAATCTGGAATGAGAAGCCAACGTGCTATTGAATTTCTAGAAGATCAAAATGTAAATATTACATTGATTAATTTGAAAAACGGACTTCAATAA
- the ctlX gene encoding citrulline utilization hydrolase CtlX — protein sequence MRQTTNTILMVRPVGFRMNEQTAVNNYYQKVLDNVLPSTVNAKAQEEFDNYVEKLRSYGVNVIVVSDTTETDTPDSIFPNNWISFHENGTVGLYPMFAENRRLERREDILDILEEEGFIIDGVIDYTSGEEQNVFLEGTGSLLLDRVNRKAYCALSPRANEELFIEFCEDFEYTPVVFTSNQTVNGERKAIYHTNVMMCLAETFAVICLASIDDKKERKHVIKNLKDDGKEVIDITEEQVNNFAGNMLQVRGKDDERFLVMSQAAYDCLTKDQINKIEKHCKIISSSLDVIEGCGGGSARCMMAEVFLPKAN from the coding sequence ATGAGACAAACAACCAATACTATATTAATGGTTCGTCCTGTTGGATTTAGGATGAACGAACAAACGGCTGTAAATAATTACTATCAGAAAGTATTAGATAATGTTTTACCTTCAACTGTAAATGCTAAAGCTCAAGAAGAGTTTGATAATTATGTTGAAAAGCTTAGAAGTTATGGTGTGAATGTTATTGTGGTTTCAGATACAACCGAAACTGATACTCCAGATTCAATTTTCCCAAATAACTGGATTTCTTTTCATGAAAACGGAACCGTAGGATTATATCCAATGTTTGCCGAAAACAGAAGGTTAGAAAGAAGAGAAGATATTTTAGATATCCTAGAAGAGGAAGGGTTTATCATTGATGGTGTGATTGATTATACTTCAGGTGAAGAACAAAATGTTTTCTTAGAAGGAACAGGAAGTTTATTATTAGATAGAGTAAATAGAAAAGCATATTGTGCTTTATCTCCGAGAGCAAATGAAGAATTATTTATCGAATTCTGTGAGGATTTTGAATATACTCCTGTTGTGTTTACTTCAAATCAAACTGTAAATGGAGAACGTAAAGCTATTTATCATACGAATGTGATGATGTGTTTGGCAGAAACTTTTGCGGTAATTTGTTTGGCATCTATTGATGATAAAAAGGAACGTAAGCATGTTATCAAGAATTTAAAAGATGATGGTAAAGAAGTAATAGATATTACTGAAGAGCAAGTGAACAATTTTGCTGGTAACATGTTACAAGTTAGAGGAAAGGATGATGAGCGTTTCCTTGTAATGAGTCAGGCAGCGTATGATTGTTTAACAAAAGATCAAATCAATAAGATCGAGAAACATTGTAAAATTATATCAAGCTCTTTGGACGTAATTGAAGGCTGTGGAGGTGGAAGTGCCAGATGTATGATGGCTGAGGTTTTTCTTCCAAAAGCAAATTAA
- the pafA gene encoding alkaline phosphatase PafA — protein MKYTYKLLLLTVFVLLSNCNIKQNEAIQNSSKPKLVVGIVVDQMRYDYLFRFNDKYGDGGFKRLLNNGFSLENAHYNYIPTYTAVGHTSIFTGTTPDNHGIISNHWYDKYLKKTIYCVDDDNYKTVGNDGKGGKKSPYRMFTTTITDQLKLAQNMQGKTIGIGIKDRSAILPAGHTADAAYWFDGGSVGHWISSSFYLEALPNWVNEFNNSGKADEYLNQPWETLYDINTYTESIADDNNFEETFKGQDKPVFPHDIPNLRSKNNNYSIIKAIPAGNAITTDFAIAAIEGEQLGQNKHTDFLTLSYSSTDYVGHQFGVDSKEIQDTYLRLDKDLERLFNNLDEKVGKGNYTIFLTADHAAVQVPAYLKSVKIPANYLAGKKLTDFIKKVTSEKFKSNDLIENVSNFQVFLSKENLKKEKLSVEEVSNFIVEEVINFPGIYKAITAKTMQSTYFGDGILNSLQKGYNQKLSGDVLLIPNPSTIIYPKKGSTHGSGYSYDTHIPVIFYGNGIKRGSSKTKYEIIDIAPTISSMLNIEFPNGATGRVVEEALK, from the coding sequence ATGAAGTACACTTATAAACTATTATTGTTAACTGTATTCGTATTGCTTTCAAATTGTAATATCAAACAAAATGAAGCAATTCAAAATTCTTCCAAACCAAAATTAGTTGTTGGTATTGTTGTAGATCAAATGCGTTACGACTATTTATTTAGATTTAATGATAAATATGGAGATGGCGGATTTAAGAGATTGTTGAATAATGGATTCTCATTAGAAAATGCACATTACAATTATATCCCAACGTATACAGCTGTTGGACACACCTCTATATTTACAGGAACAACGCCAGATAATCATGGAATTATTAGTAACCATTGGTACGATAAATACTTAAAGAAAACTATTTATTGTGTGGATGATGACAATTATAAAACTGTTGGAAATGATGGTAAAGGAGGAAAGAAATCTCCTTATAGAATGTTTACAACCACAATTACTGATCAATTAAAACTTGCGCAAAATATGCAAGGAAAAACAATTGGTATTGGTATTAAAGATCGTTCTGCTATTTTACCTGCTGGGCATACTGCTGATGCTGCTTATTGGTTTGACGGAGGAAGCGTTGGACATTGGATTAGTTCTTCTTTTTATCTAGAGGCTTTACCAAATTGGGTTAATGAGTTTAATAATTCAGGAAAGGCAGATGAATATTTAAATCAACCTTGGGAAACTTTATATGATATAAATACATATACCGAAAGTATTGCGGATGACAACAATTTTGAAGAGACGTTTAAAGGTCAAGACAAACCTGTATTTCCGCATGATATTCCTAATTTAAGAAGTAAAAACAACAACTATAGTATTATAAAAGCTATACCTGCTGGAAATGCTATTACAACCGATTTTGCAATCGCCGCTATTGAAGGAGAACAACTTGGTCAAAATAAACATACCGACTTTTTAACTTTAAGTTATTCTTCTACGGATTATGTGGGACATCAATTTGGTGTAGATTCAAAAGAAATTCAAGATACTTATTTAAGACTTGACAAAGACTTAGAGCGTTTATTCAACAACTTAGATGAAAAAGTAGGAAAAGGTAACTATACTATCTTTTTAACAGCCGATCACGCTGCTGTACAAGTTCCTGCATACTTGAAATCAGTAAAAATTCCTGCAAATTATTTAGCTGGGAAAAAGCTAACGGATTTTATTAAGAAAGTAACTTCTGAAAAATTCAAGTCAAATGATTTGATTGAAAATGTATCAAACTTCCAAGTATTTTTGAGTAAAGAAAACTTAAAAAAGGAAAAGCTTTCTGTAGAAGAAGTTTCTAATTTTATTGTAGAAGAAGTTATTAATTTTCCTGGGATTTATAAAGCGATTACTGCGAAAACAATGCAATCTACTTATTTTGGCGACGGAATATTAAATTCTCTTCAAAAAGGTTATAATCAAAAATTATCTGGAGATGTATTATTGATTCCTAATCCATCAACAATTATATATCCTAAAAAAGGATCAACGCATGGATCTGGATATTCTTACGATACTCATATTCCTGTAATCTTTTATGGAAATGGAATCAAAAGAGGTTCTTCAAAAACTAAATATGAAATCATCGATATCGCTCCTACTATTTCGAGCATGCTAAATATCGAGTTTCCTAACGGAGCAACTGGAAGAGTTGTTGAAGAAGCATTAAAATAA
- a CDS encoding ABC transporter permease yields MNYIEHVGKYFMMLGQVFKAPQKFRVFWETLFREIEQLGLKSIGIIGFISFFIGGVIALQTALNISDPFIPKWLIGFATKRSVILEFAPTFCSIILAGKVGSYITSSIGSMRVTEQIDALEIMGVNSLNYLVLPKIIATVLFYPFLIILGMFLSILGGWVAGMATNMFFVEDYVFGIQYDFNSYLIVYALIKTVIFAFIIATVPSYHGYYVKGGSLGVGKASTQSVVWTIVIIVIANYFLTQMLLT; encoded by the coding sequence ATGAATTATATCGAGCACGTTGGAAAGTATTTTATGATGCTTGGTCAAGTTTTTAAAGCTCCTCAGAAATTTCGAGTTTTTTGGGAAACACTTTTTCGTGAAATAGAACAGTTAGGTCTAAAATCTATTGGAATTATTGGATTCATATCGTTCTTTATCGGAGGTGTTATTGCTTTACAAACTGCTTTAAATATTAGTGATCCTTTTATACCTAAATGGTTAATTGGATTCGCAACAAAAAGATCAGTAATCTTAGAGTTTGCGCCAACTTTCTGTTCTATTATCTTGGCAGGAAAAGTAGGTTCTTATATAACCTCAAGTATTGGAAGTATGAGAGTTACGGAACAAATTGATGCACTTGAAATTATGGGTGTTAATTCATTGAATTATTTAGTGCTTCCAAAAATCATAGCTACAGTTTTATTTTATCCTTTTTTAATAATCTTAGGAATGTTCTTAAGTATTCTAGGAGGATGGGTAGCAGGAATGGCTACAAATATGTTTTTTGTTGAAGATTATGTCTTTGGAATTCAATACGATTTCAATTCATACTTAATTGTATACGCACTAATCAAAACAGTAATTTTTGCGTTTATTATTGCTACGGTTCCGTCTTATCATGGATATTATGTTAAAGGTGGTTCATTAGGAGTTGGTAAAGCCAGTACCCAGTCTGTTGTTTGGACTATAGTAATTATTGTTATTGCAAATTATTTCTTAACTCAAATGTTGTTAACTTAA